A genomic window from Chrysoperla carnea chromosome 3, inChrCarn1.1, whole genome shotgun sequence includes:
- the LOC123295101 gene encoding zonadhesin-like, producing MLVILIVILTGFSASLQGTDRKVLRHGCKEKHEVFTHCSGRCDRLCTAPTMRACSKICKPGCICKHGFYRDKYTNQCVRLDDCPIPPIGCKGKNEVFTECSGYCDRLCTLPNSRNCPLICKEGCICKDGFYRDSKYINKCVRLEDCPIQPNSMNVKGNMRNSLNVLDIVTPYVLQ from the exons ATGCTTgtgattttaattgttattttaactgGTTTTAGTGCGTCTTTACAAGGCACTGATCGAAAAGTTTTACGACATG gatGTAAAGAAAAACATGAGGTATTCACCCATTGTTCCGGACGTTGCGACCGTTTATGTACTGCTCCAACAATGCGCGCTTGTTCAAAGATTTGCAAACCAGGATGCATTTGCAAACATGGTTTTTATCGAGATAAATATACAAATCAATGTGTTCGATTAGATGATTGTCCAATACCGCCTATtg GCTGTAAAGGAAAAAACGAGGTATTTACCGAATGTTCAGGATATTGTGATCGCCTATGTACTCTCCCAAATAGTCGCAATTGTCCATTGATTTGCAAGGAAGGATGTATTTGTAAAGATGGCTTTTATCGAgatagtaaatatataaataaatgtgttcGATTAGAGGATTGTCCAATACAACCTAATTCCATG AATGTAAAGGGAAACATGAGGAATTCACTGAATGTTTTGGACATTGTGACGCCCTATGTACTCCAATAA